From a region of the Nitrospirota bacterium genome:
- a CDS encoding glycine--tRNA ligase subunit alpha — MTLQELILSLHRYWADQGCVIHQPYDLEMGAGTFHPATFLRALGPEPWRAAYPQPCRRPTDGRYGDNPNRMQHYYQYQVVLKPSPANIQDLYLESLTRLGINPKQHDIRFMQDDWESPTLGAWGLGWEVRLDGMEITQFTYFQEVGGIELNPITVEITYGTERIAMYLQQVDNVYDLRWNDQISYGDIHHQTEVQFSTYNFEASDTTMLTATFQTFEAECMKLIDRGLILPAYDYCIKSSHVFNLLDARGAIGVAERTGFIARVRALAHKCAEGYLAQREQLGYPLLKKQTAGKTVTK; from the coding sequence GTGACCCTCCAGGAGCTCATCCTCTCCCTCCATCGCTACTGGGCCGACCAAGGCTGCGTCATCCACCAACCCTACGACTTGGAGATGGGTGCGGGGACGTTTCACCCGGCAACATTTCTGCGCGCGCTGGGGCCGGAGCCCTGGCGGGCCGCTTATCCTCAGCCCTGCCGCCGCCCCACGGACGGCCGCTATGGTGACAACCCGAATCGGATGCAACATTACTATCAGTACCAGGTGGTGCTGAAACCTTCGCCGGCTAACATTCAGGACCTGTATTTGGAGAGCTTGACCCGCCTCGGCATCAATCCCAAGCAACACGACATCCGCTTTATGCAGGACGACTGGGAATCGCCCACGCTCGGAGCCTGGGGCCTGGGTTGGGAAGTGCGGCTCGACGGCATGGAAATCACCCAGTTCACGTATTTCCAAGAAGTGGGCGGGATCGAGCTCAACCCCATCACCGTGGAGATCACCTACGGCACCGAACGCATCGCCATGTACCTCCAGCAAGTTGATAACGTCTACGACCTTCGATGGAACGACCAGATCAGCTACGGGGACATCCATCACCAGACAGAAGTCCAGTTTTCCACCTATAATTTCGAGGCCTCGGACACAACGATGCTCACGGCGACGTTTCAGACCTTCGAAGCCGAGTGCATGAAACTGATCGACCGGGGGCTGATCCTGCCGGCCTACGACTACTGCATCAAGTCCTCCCACGTGTTCAATCTGCTGGACGCGCGCGGCGCCATCGGGGTCGCCGAGCGGACCGGCTTTATCGCCCGCGTTCGAGCCTTAGCCCACAAATGCGCCGAGGGCTACCTGGCGCAACGGGAACAACTCGGGTATCCGCTGCTCAAGAAGCAGACAGCGGGCAAGACGGTCACCAAGTAA